The following proteins are encoded in a genomic region of Nicotiana sylvestris chromosome 4, ASM39365v2, whole genome shotgun sequence:
- the LOC138890402 gene encoding uncharacterized protein, protein MPPYLKIYDGTTDPEDHIIHYVATVKGNDLSKEEVPSVLLKKFGETLTGGALTWYSQLPTRSIATFEEMADKFITAYVGAKKAEARVKDIFAIRQMHGERIRDFLARFNRVIMSLPNVTEGMAVAAFQNGLNRNGSRATRKLLSRLMKYPPTTWEEIHNAYCAKVRADEDDINSPTQRLMSLQIEAKKDHRNEGQRDQLGPRSG, encoded by the coding sequence ATGCCACCCTACTTAAAGATATATGATGGTACTACCGATCCAGAAGACCACATCATCCACTACGTTGCAAccgtaaaaggcaacgatctcTCAAAAGAAGAGGTACCATCGGTGCTGTTGAAAAAGTTCGGCGAAACCTTAACAGGAGGAGCCTTGACATGGTACTCTCAACTACCAACACGCTCGATAGCAACATTTGAGGAAATGGCAGACAAATTCATCACCGCCTATGTAGGAGCCAAAAAGGCAGAGGCTAGGGTAAAGGATATATTTGCCATAAGACAGATGCACGGCGAGAGGATCAGGGACTTCTTAGCTCGGTTCAATAGGGTGATAATGAGCTTGCCAAATGTGACAGAGGGAATGGCAGTAGCGGCCTTCCAGAATGGACTAAACAGAAACGGTTCGAGAGCGACCAGAAAATTGCTAAgcaggctcatgaaataccctccaacTACTTGGGAAGAAATCCATAACGCCTACTGTGCCAAGGTACGAGCCGATGAGGATGATATAAACAGCCCGACCCAACGGTTGATGTCACTCCAAATTGAAGCAAAGAAAGATCATCGCAATGAGGGTCAAAGAGATCAGTTGGGGCCCCGCTCTGGTTAG